From a single Vibrio toranzoniae genomic region:
- a CDS encoding AraC family transcriptional regulator, with protein MENKKRSKEKAEYKITEELGGLEILNAEYEKQNFSRHSHEGYTLGVIEQGAQRFYRTGGHHVAPQDAIILVNADEVHSGHSATEGGWAYRAMYPLPEQLAKITQELNLPNYGAPYFPRAVVEDPELANQLRLVFNAIDESDNRLLRETLMYGMLVKLISRHGKSSLKPQLDGKTQRQLVLVKEFLDDFPQADVSLEELSKLAALSPFHLVRSFQKEFGLPPHAYQIQSRLRLSRKLLKQGHTISDTAQECGFHDQSHFHRHFKKANGYTPGQYIKML; from the coding sequence ATGGAGAACAAGAAACGTTCTAAAGAAAAGGCCGAATATAAGATCACAGAAGAACTCGGTGGCCTTGAAATCCTGAATGCTGAATATGAAAAGCAGAACTTCTCACGCCATAGCCACGAGGGTTACACGCTTGGTGTTATTGAGCAGGGTGCTCAACGTTTCTATCGAACGGGCGGGCATCATGTCGCACCACAAGATGCCATTATCTTGGTAAACGCCGATGAAGTGCATAGTGGACACTCTGCTACTGAAGGTGGTTGGGCGTATCGCGCCATGTATCCACTTCCTGAGCAACTTGCCAAAATCACTCAAGAGCTTAACTTACCCAATTACGGCGCGCCTTACTTTCCAAGAGCGGTGGTTGAAGACCCTGAACTCGCTAACCAATTAAGGCTAGTGTTCAATGCGATTGATGAATCGGATAATCGTTTGTTACGTGAAACCTTGATGTACGGGATGTTGGTTAAGCTGATTAGTCGACATGGTAAATCAAGCCTTAAACCTCAATTAGATGGCAAAACTCAGCGTCAGCTTGTTTTGGTGAAAGAGTTCTTAGATGATTTTCCACAAGCTGATGTGTCCTTAGAAGAGTTGTCTAAACTGGCGGCTTTAAGCCCGTTCCATTTAGTGCGTTCTTTCCAAAAAGAGTTCGGTCTTCCGCCACACGCGTATCAGATCCAGTCTCGGCTGAGGCTTTCTCGCAAGTTATTGAAGCAAGGACATACGATTTCAGATACCGCTCAAGAGTGTGGCTTTCATGACCAAAGCCATTTTCATCGACACTTTAAAAAAGCCAATGGCTACACGCCGGGGCAATACATCAAAATGCTCTAA
- a CDS encoding nickel/cobalt transporter — protein sequence MNSHSQRNEMNRLTRNRRRYLFSFLACALVLSGVYQFWLAWPSLIIASLQWQREVNSELAALLYEAQTQPWLAGGYLVGVSFLYGLLHSLGPGHGKVIVTTYLATHPTKVKTSLVLTILSAFCQALVAIVLVSILLWGFNASMRVVNQQTNFFVSLSFALVVMLGCSICWKAAKQLYRTMRPAKIKFVRMTPLTMRASSKQLHLDKKSVVYSSTLRTPIALTNPHRATLESCGCGHQHVASAQAINNAATWREYVGIVASIGVRPCTGAIMVLLFANMVGLYWMGVASAIVMAIGTAFTTSIIAVMTLTSKQWVKRYLTPSKGNNKANWANAGYFLQFISGVLLMILGFTLIGGQYYGISPIL from the coding sequence AAATGAACCGTTTAACGCGGAACCGACGCCGCTATCTTTTTTCTTTTTTGGCTTGTGCCTTGGTGTTGAGCGGTGTGTATCAATTCTGGCTAGCGTGGCCTTCGCTGATAATAGCGAGTTTACAGTGGCAACGGGAAGTGAATAGCGAACTTGCAGCTTTATTATACGAGGCACAAACTCAACCGTGGCTGGCCGGAGGTTATTTGGTTGGTGTGAGTTTTCTGTATGGATTGCTTCATTCGTTAGGCCCCGGGCATGGTAAAGTGATTGTCACGACTTACTTAGCGACCCATCCCACAAAAGTCAAAACCAGCTTGGTCTTAACCATCCTCTCTGCATTTTGTCAGGCACTAGTGGCGATTGTGCTGGTGAGTATTCTGTTATGGGGCTTCAATGCCTCAATGCGAGTCGTTAATCAACAAACAAATTTTTTTGTTTCATTGAGTTTTGCATTAGTGGTAATGCTTGGATGTTCAATCTGTTGGAAAGCCGCCAAGCAGCTTTACCGTACGATGAGACCTGCGAAAATTAAGTTCGTCCGTATGACGCCACTCACGATGAGAGCTTCTTCAAAACAATTGCATCTCGACAAAAAATCCGTTGTTTATTCTTCGACTCTGCGAACGCCGATTGCATTGACCAATCCACATAGAGCTACTCTGGAAAGTTGTGGATGCGGACATCAGCATGTAGCAAGTGCACAAGCGATCAACAATGCTGCAACCTGGCGAGAGTATGTAGGCATTGTTGCAAGTATTGGGGTTCGTCCTTGTACAGGCGCCATTATGGTGTTGCTATTTGCCAATATGGTTGGGTTGTACTGGATGGGTGTTGCTAGCGCGATAGTCATGGCGATAGGTACCGCATTTACAACATCCATCATTGCGGTAATGACCTTAACCAGTAAGCAATGGGTCAAGCGTTATTTGACCCCATCGAAAGGGAATAACAAAGCAAATTGGGCTAATGCAGGCTATTTTCTACAATTCATCAGTGGTGTATTGCTGATGATACTAGGGTTCACACTTATTGGTGGGCAATATTACGGCATTTCTCCAATATTGTAA
- a CDS encoding transporter substrate-binding domain-containing protein produces MKWIFVAFVSVFSALTYAKDWQQIRFTVEGAYPPFSWTTQDGKLEGFEVDLANALCIELGVKCIISKTDWDGIIPSLLSRKNDAIIAAMTITEEREKKVNFTIPYAKVPTRFVMKKDREINMSDDSLNDLTIGVQRATIGDKYLSEIYPDIDIRRYGTFDEAFTDLLNGRLDTVFGGSIGLNAGFLETEQGKDYHFTGPKFTEEKWFGRGIGVAVRKQDNELKDLIDSGIQKLIDNGQHQKIASKYFTYSIYD; encoded by the coding sequence ATGAAATGGATATTCGTTGCATTCGTCAGTGTGTTCTCTGCACTCACATACGCCAAAGATTGGCAGCAAATTCGCTTTACTGTTGAGGGAGCCTACCCACCGTTCAGTTGGACAACACAGGACGGAAAACTAGAGGGATTTGAGGTCGATTTAGCCAACGCGCTTTGTATCGAATTAGGGGTAAAGTGCATCATCTCCAAAACAGATTGGGACGGTATTATCCCTTCACTATTGAGTCGTAAGAACGATGCGATAATTGCCGCCATGACGATTACCGAAGAGCGTGAAAAGAAAGTTAACTTCACCATTCCATACGCCAAAGTCCCAACTCGTTTCGTGATGAAGAAAGATCGAGAGATCAATATGAGTGACGACAGCTTGAATGACCTAACTATCGGAGTTCAACGTGCAACAATTGGTGATAAGTACCTTTCTGAGATATACCCGGATATAGATATTCGCCGCTACGGTACCTTCGATGAAGCATTTACAGACTTGTTGAATGGTCGTCTCGATACTGTGTTTGGTGGTTCAATAGGACTAAATGCTGGTTTCCTTGAAACAGAACAAGGCAAGGATTACCACTTTACAGGCCCTAAGTTCACAGAAGAGAAATGGTTTGGTCGTGGTATTGGTGTAGCAGTCAGAAAGCAAGATAACGAACTAAAAGACCTTATTGATAGTGGCATACAAAAGCTTATCGACAATGGTCAACATCAAAAAATCGCGAGTAAATATTTTACATACAGTATTTACGATTAG
- a CDS encoding LysR family transcriptional regulator, with the protein MFMRLNLKHLYSIKTLSILKSYRLAANELCISQPALSKQIKSFEDFHGIEVFIRNSSGVDLSDDGKKLIDEINTFIDHAIKLEGYISQISEKSAASLHVGFGTSSKDMLPNYLREFNKKISITLYDLPSFKQEEQLISGLLDIGFMRKPISQDLDSIKISSDELVFVLPKGLLQGESIDFYLKNEDLLLINDSGKSQMNRDIMNAISSCEYKKRFIKTDIETIITLVSSNTGFTILPKKSIKDNHKDIIIIPFEHDTSFDLFLVWNKNRNFKPINDFIHYMKNKIDYL; encoded by the coding sequence ATGTTTATGAGGCTGAATTTAAAGCATCTTTACTCAATTAAAACGCTATCAATTCTTAAGAGTTATCGTTTAGCTGCTAATGAACTTTGTATCTCTCAACCAGCTCTTTCAAAGCAGATTAAAAGCTTTGAAGACTTTCATGGTATTGAAGTTTTCATTAGGAACTCAAGTGGTGTTGATCTTTCCGATGACGGAAAAAAATTAATTGATGAAATAAATACTTTTATAGATCATGCTATAAAACTTGAAGGGTATATTTCACAAATTTCCGAGAAAAGTGCAGCCTCATTACATGTTGGCTTTGGTACATCTTCAAAAGATATGTTACCGAACTATTTAAGAGAATTTAATAAAAAAATCTCTATAACTTTATATGATCTACCATCTTTCAAACAAGAAGAGCAGTTAATTTCAGGACTTTTAGATATTGGTTTTATGAGGAAACCAATATCACAGGATCTAGATTCGATTAAAATATCTAGTGATGAATTGGTTTTTGTATTACCGAAGGGTTTATTACAAGGAGAATCTATTGATTTTTATTTAAAAAATGAAGATCTATTATTAATAAATGATAGTGGGAAATCTCAAATGAACCGTGATATTATGAATGCTATAAGTAGTTGCGAATATAAAAAAAGATTTATTAAAACTGATATAGAAACAATAATTACTTTAGTGTCTTCCAATACCGGATTCACTATCCTTCCTAAGAAATCAATCAAGGATAATCATAAGGATATAATAATAATACCTTTTGAACATGATACCTCATTTGATCTTTTTCTTGTTTGGAATAAAAATAGAAATTTCAAGCCTATTAATGACTTTATACACTATATGAAGAATAAAATTGATTACCTCTAA
- a CDS encoding aspartoacylase, with protein sequence MNKLNSVLIVAGTHGNELSGIYLHKLIKEKRYSVERSTFSADSIITNSEAVKRNVRYIDTDLNREFSVTNSKCCSDLHESKIAHQFIDQYANQEKPLIVDLHNTTSNMGATLILLSNDVFYRKLGAYVKQRMPSAHILFEERKEWQEQPYLCTAGQYGIMIEVGAQAHGALKYETVKLMKQMLTAVLDYVEKHNLNQIGLLSEYDAFFYTEEIKIPLDQEGMRQALVHPTICGRDFEAVKPGAPILATFAGYDIHWNGQGDIYPHFINESAYSKANIAMALAEQRRVSLV encoded by the coding sequence ATGAACAAGCTTAATTCAGTACTTATCGTTGCAGGAACACACGGAAACGAGCTTTCCGGTATCTATTTACATAAACTAATCAAAGAAAAACGTTACTCTGTCGAGAGATCAACTTTTTCTGCCGATTCGATCATCACCAACTCCGAAGCGGTAAAACGCAACGTTCGTTACATCGATACCGACTTAAATCGCGAGTTCTCAGTAACGAATAGCAAATGTTGCTCCGATTTGCATGAAAGCAAGATTGCACATCAATTCATTGATCAATACGCAAACCAAGAAAAACCGTTGATTGTTGACCTGCACAATACAACAAGCAATATGGGAGCGACGTTGATTCTACTTTCTAACGATGTATTCTATCGGAAATTGGGGGCGTACGTTAAACAGCGAATGCCGTCGGCACATATCCTTTTCGAAGAGCGAAAAGAATGGCAAGAGCAACCTTACCTTTGTACTGCTGGGCAATATGGGATAATGATTGAAGTAGGAGCACAAGCACATGGTGCGCTAAAGTACGAGACCGTAAAGTTGATGAAACAGATGCTTACCGCAGTATTGGACTATGTTGAAAAACACAACCTCAACCAAATAGGCTTACTGAGCGAGTATGACGCCTTTTTTTACACCGAAGAAATCAAGATTCCACTTGACCAAGAGGGTATGCGACAAGCCTTAGTGCATCCAACTATTTGTGGCAGAGATTTTGAGGCGGTCAAACCAGGAGCTCCAATTTTAGCGACTTTCGCTGGTTACGATATTCATTGGAATGGACAAGGGGATATTTACCCGCACTTTATCAATGAGAGCGCCTACAGCAAAGCCAACATTGCAATGGCTCTCGCAGAACAACGTCGTGTTTCTCTTGTATAA
- a CDS encoding AzlC family ABC transporter permease: protein MDNQKMDRRTQLWKGVLAGMPLSIAVIPWGILAGSYAIDAGLNQLQAQAMSAILFAGSAQLVAAGMFKAGIGLGTMLLTTLFITSRHFLYSVSMRDKISHLPARWRLLLGFWLTDELFAICSGQSQQEFNRWYAAGVGGGFYLIWNIASFVGIVAGSQIPSLNEIGLDFAVAATFIALVFPLIRTLPVVVCVVVSLVTSVAMAVNNVEGGLMIAAIAGMLAGFFSESLQERNNGNKPAVEGK, encoded by the coding sequence ATGGATAATCAAAAGATGGATAGGCGTACTCAGTTATGGAAGGGCGTTTTAGCTGGAATGCCGCTGAGTATTGCTGTGATCCCATGGGGGATTCTTGCGGGCTCATACGCAATAGATGCCGGGTTGAATCAGCTTCAAGCACAAGCGATGTCAGCGATTCTGTTCGCAGGCTCGGCGCAACTGGTCGCTGCTGGTATGTTCAAAGCGGGCATTGGCCTTGGCACTATGTTGCTGACCACGTTGTTCATCACCTCAAGGCACTTTTTATACAGTGTATCGATGCGAGACAAAATCAGTCATCTTCCGGCTCGCTGGCGTTTATTGCTGGGCTTTTGGCTCACTGACGAACTGTTTGCTATATGCAGTGGGCAATCTCAGCAAGAGTTCAATCGTTGGTACGCGGCGGGTGTGGGCGGTGGTTTTTACCTAATTTGGAATATCGCAAGCTTCGTTGGCATAGTCGCAGGAAGCCAAATCCCGTCACTCAATGAAATCGGTCTCGACTTCGCGGTAGCTGCGACTTTTATTGCGTTGGTTTTTCCATTAATCAGAACATTGCCTGTTGTCGTGTGTGTGGTGGTTTCATTGGTTACTTCGGTTGCTATGGCGGTCAACAACGTTGAAGGTGGACTCATGATTGCAGCGATTGCTGGCATGTTAGCGGGCTTTTTCAGTGAGTCGCTTCAAGAGCGAAACAATGGCAACAAGCCAGCAGTGGAAGGGAAATAG